The sequence GGTCGATATTGACCCCCAGCCGCAGCTTGGGCGCGGAAGAAAGGTCGGTGCCCCCTGTCACGTTACTCATGCTATCACGTTACTCATAATGTCGGTCATGCGTTTCAGGCGCCTTTGCGAGTGGCTTGTTCGGGACGCAACACGGCTTGCGCAATTTTCTCCTAGAAGCGCTTGAGACAGGGGGCAAGCGCGCGTATAGGCCGTGCAATTCACGCCCCCATGCGCGGGGCTCCGGGGCTGCATGGGTGGCCCGAACCAAACAGGGTGGAAAGCAGCGACATTATGAATCTTCGCGCTAAATCAGACGTTTGCTTGCAGATTGGCCTATTGCGTATTGTGCTCGCGATGGCGCTGGCGGCCATTCTGGCGCTCGGCATATCGGGCCAAGCCAGTGCGCAAGACATCATGCCTGCGGCTGAGCCGGTTGCTGTGGATGAACCCGTTTCCGCCGCAATTTCCGAAGACGAGCCTTCGGGTAACGAGATTGCTGCAGGGTCCTACACCCCGATGGGCCCGGAAATGATCAAGGGTCAGCCCACCGATTCCCGTGTCGATCCGATCGGTGCGATGGGCTTCCAAAAGCAATATACCGATGACGGCGAATATGCGCTGTGGATGCACAATGCGATCCTGCTGCCGGTGATTTTCGCAATCAGCCTGTTCGTGCTGGCGCTGATCCTGTGGGTGGTGGCGCGCTATCGCCGCAAGGCCAACCCGGTGCCCTCCAAGACGACGCATAACACGCTGATCGAAGTGCTGTGGACCCTGATCCCGGTCGGCATCCTGGTGTGGATCGCCATTCCATCCATCACCCTGCTGGCGCGCCAATACGAAACGCCGCCGGAAAATGCGGTGACCATCAAGGCCACTGGTTACCAGTGGTATTGGGGTTATACCTATCCGGATAATGGCGGGTTCGAGATTATCTCCAACATGATGCCCGAAGACGAAGCGATTGCGAAGGGTCTGCCGGGTCAGCTCGCGGTCGATAACCGCATGGTCGTCCCGGCAAATACGCCGCTGCGCATCCAGACCACTGGTGCCGACGTGATCCACGCCTTTGGCGTGCCATCGCTGTGGTTCAAGATCGATGCCGTGCCCGGGCGTCTCAACGAGCGGCTGATGACGATCAAGGAGCCGGGCATCTATTACGGCCAGTGCATGGAGCTTTGCGGCCCCAAGCACGCTTACATGCCCATCGCCATCGAAGCCTTGCCACGCGCCCAGTGGGAACAATGGGTGCTGGCGCAAGGCGGCACGATCGGCGGCGATGCGGAATCGGTCGAGGAAGAAGCGACCGATGGCGACGGGCAGCAGCCGGAAGGCGTGCTCGAAGTGGGCAGCGGTTCCGATAACCAGGTTCCCGAAGTCCTGACCGACGACGACTGATCGTCGCAACCAAGATATTAGCGAAAGCGCGAGAGAAACAGCATGGCCACCACGGCAGACAAGTTCCAGGCACACAGCGAAGACAGCGCCCATGCGCATGATGCCGATCACAAGCCCGGCTTCTTCGCGCGGTGGTTCATGTCCACCAACCACAAGGATATCGGCACGCTCTATCTGATCTTCGCCATTACGGCCGGGATCATCGGCGGCGCCATTTCCGGGGTCATGCGGATGGAGCTGGCCGAACCCGGCCTGCAATATCTGGGCGGCGTGGTCGAGTTCATGGGCAATGAAGCCAATGTCGACGCCAATCTGCACATGTGGAACGTGCTGATCACGGCGCATGGCCTGATCATGGTGTTCTTCATGGTCATGCCCGCGATGATCGGCGGCTTCGGCAACTGGTTCGTCCCGCTGATGATCGGCGCGCCGGACATGGCGTTCCCGCGGATGAACAACGTTTCGTTCTGGCTGACGGTGGCAGGTTTCGTCTCGCTGCTGATGTCCAGCTTCGTACCGGGCGGACCGGGCGACGGCGCGGGGATCGGCTGGACGGCTTACGCACCGCTATCGACCTATGGTTCGACCGGGCCTGCGGTAGATTTCGCGATCTTCTCGCTCCACCTTGCGGGTGCGGCCTCGATCCTCGGGGCGATCAACTTCATTACCACGATCTTCAACATGCGCGCACCGGGCATGACGCTGCACAAGATGCCGCTGTTCGTGTGGTCGATCCTGGTTACCGCCTTCCTGCTGCTGCTGGCGCTGCCGGTGTTGGCCGCGGCGATCACCATGCTGCTGACGGACCGTAATTTCGGGACGACTTTCTTCACCGCATCGGGCGGCGGCGATCCGGTGCTGTATCAGCACCTGTTCTGGTTCTTCGGTCATCCCGAAGTGTACATCATGATTCTGCCAGGCTTCGGCATGATCAGCCAGATCATCGCCACATTCAGCCGCAAGCCGGTATTCGGCTATCTCGGCATGGCCTATGCCATGGTCGCGATCGGCGTGGTCGGCTTCATCGTGTGGGCGCACCACATGTATACGGTCGGGCTGGACGTGAACACGAAGATGTATTTCACCGCCGCCACGATGGTTATCGCCGTGCCAACGGGTGTGAAAATCTTCAGCTGGATCGCCACCATGTGGGGCGGCTCGCTTGAGTTCAAATCGCCGCTGGTCTGGGCGCTTGGCTTCATCTTCCTGTTCACCGTCGGCGGTGTAACGGGCGTGGTGCTGGCCAATGGCGGCATCGACGACAATCTGCACGACACCTATTACGTGGTGGCCCATTTCCACTACGTGCTGTCGATGGGGGCGGTGTTCAGCCTGTTCGCTGCCTTCTATTACTGGTTCCCGAAGATGAGCGGGCGCTGGCACTCCGAATTCCTGGCGCATTTGCACTTCTGGGGATTTTTCATCGGCGTGAACGTGATCTTCTTCCCGCAGCACTTCCTGGGGATGCAGGGCATGCCGCGCCGCTATCCGGACTATACCGCCGCCTACACCTATTGGAACGAGATCAGCACTGCGGGCTATGCCATCATGGCCGCTTCCATGCTGATCTTCTTCGCCAATCTGGTTTACGCCTTCGTGGCCGGCAAGCGGGCCGAGGGTAACTACTGGGGCGAAGGCGCGACGACGCTGGAATGGACGCTGCCCAGCCCGCCGCCCTATCACCAGTTCGAAACGCTGCCGGTGATCGAGGAGCATCACGACTACCACGATCATCGCCCTGCGACGGCATAAGCCGCCGCGCCCGCGCATTGACATCGAGGAGGGGGCGTGTCGGAAACGGCGCGCCCCTTTTCGTAGGAAGGTCCGAAACCCACCGCTCATGAGCACCGCCACCACCCCCCAGCCGCTCCCGGCAGAATGGCGCGACTTCTTCGCGCTGACGAAGCCGCGCGTGATGAGCCTGGTGATCTTCATCGGCCTTTGCGGCCTGCTGGCGGCGCCCGGTTCGATCCACCCGGTACTGGGCTTCACCGCGATCCTGTGCATTGCGCTGGGCGCAGGCGGTGCTGCTACGCTCAACCAGTGGTGGGAGGCCGATATCGACGCGGGCATGAAGCGCACCGCCGCACGGCCGATTCCTGCCGGGCGGATGAACCGTTCCGACGCGCGCGATTTCGGGATCATGCTGTCCGCCGGTTCGGTGATGACGATGGGGCTTGCAGTGGGCTGGCTCGCCGCGATCATCCTCGCTATCTCGATCGTCTATTACGCGGTGATCTACACCATCTGGCTGAAGCCGCGCACGCCGCAGAACATCGTGATCGGGGGCGGGGCAGGGGCCTTTCCGCCGCTGATCGGCTGGGTCGCGGTGACAGGCGATATCACCGCGATGCCGGTGTTGCTGTTTGCCATTATCTTCATGTGGACCCCGCCGCATTTCTGGGCGCTCGCCCTGTTCGTCCAGTCGGATTATGCCAAGGTCGGTATTCCCATGATGCCGGTAGTGAAGGGAGAGGCTTCGACGCGCCGCCAGATCCTGGTGTACAGCGTGTTGCTGGTCCCGTTGGCCGCCGCGCCGTGGTTCATCACCTTCATCAGATGGGCCGGCACCGGTGCGATTTACGGGATTGCGGCGCTTGCACTGAGCTTTGCGTTTCTTGCGCTGGCGATTCCCGTCGCGATGCGGCAATCTATCACTAATGATACTATGAAGCCGGAGAAGCGTCTGTTCGCCTTTTCCATCATCTACCTCTTCGCGCTGTTTGCTGCGCTGGTGGTGGACCGGCTCGCCCCGCAGATCGGATTTTTATGACGACGCCAGACCCCAAGACCGAAACCGAAGCCGAGATCGCCCGCCGCCGCAAGATGCGCAACTGGGCGCTGGGCGGGATGCTGGCCTTCTTCGCCATCCTGTTTTACGCGATCACCATCGCCCGGATCGGCGGCCAGTAAGCCATGGGCACAATGTCTTCCCCGGCCCTGGAGCAGAAAAACCTGCGCGTGGCGCTGCTCGCGCTGCTCGGCGCTTTGGCGATGCTGGGGCTGGGCTATGCAGCCGTGCCGCTTTACGATCTGTTCTGCCGGGTCACCGGGTTTGGCGGGACGACCCAGCGGGCCAGCGATGCCGATGCCTCGCTGGCCGAACGGATTGCGCTTAGCGGCGGCGCGCGGACCATCTCGGTGCGCTTCGATGCCAGCACCGCGCGCGACGTGCCGTGGAGCTTCCGGCCCGAGCAGGTGACCGACACCGTCCAGATCGGCGCGCGCGATATCGCCTTTTACATCGCCCGCAACGATAGCGACGTGCCGATTACCGGTACCGCAACCTTCAATGTGGAACCGGAACAGACGGGCCTGTATTTCAACAAGATCCAGTGCTTCTGCTTCACCCAGCAGACGCTGCAGCCGGGGCAGGAAATGCGGATGCCAGTGCAATACTACATCGATCCGGCGATCCTGCAGGACGAGAACGCCAAAGATGTCGAGCAGATCACGCTCAGCTACACCTTCCACAAGGCTGAGGGTTAGGGTCACAACCCCCTAGACCCCTCCGCCGCCACGCTTTAAGGCGTGGCCGAACGATCCAACAGGGAATCCCGCAATGGCCGGCACCGCCAATCACGATTATCACATCCTCCCGCCCGATATCTGGCCGTTTGTCGGCTCCATTTCGGCGCTGACATTCACCAGCGGCATGGTGCTTTACATGCACGAATTGTCCAATGCCTGGCTGGTGCTGGGACTGGGTATTGCCGGCCTGATCGCGACCTTCTTCAGCTGGTTTGCAAACATCACGAAGGAAGCCGAAGGCGGTTATCATACGCCGGTGGTCCAACTCCATCTGCGCTACGGCATGATCCTGTTCATCGCATCGGAAGTGATGTTTTTCGTCGGCTGGTTCTGGAGCTGGTTCGATTTCAGCCTGTTCCCCAGCGAATTGACTGAGGTAGTCGGCGGCGTTTGGCCTCCCGCAGCGATCGAGGCGGTGCTCGATCCGTTCTCGCTGCCGCTGCTCAACACGCTGATCCTGCTGTGTTCGGGCACCACCGTTACCTGGGCGCACCATTCGCTGATCCATGGCGACCGCGAAGGGCTGAAGAAGGGGCTGTGGGCGACCATCCTGCTCGGCATCCTGTTCACTTGCATCCAGGCCTATGAATACGCTGCGGCGCCGTTCCCCTTCGGTGAGAACACCTATGGTTCGGCCTTCTACATGGCGACCGGCTTCCACGGCGCACACGTGCTGATCGGCACAATCTTCCTGATCGTATGCCTGGTGCGTACCTATAAGGGGCACTTCACCCCGCGCCAGCACTTCGGCTTCGAAGCGGCCGCTTGGTATTGGCACTTCGTCGATGTGGTGTGGTTGTTCCTGTTCGTGGTGGTTTATGTCTGGGGCGGCTGGGGCGCGGCTACGCATTAGAGCGGATCCGCACCAATGCCCTCGGGCAATCCGGAACATGAAAAGGGGCGGCCCGGAGCGATTCCAGCCGCCCTTTTTGCTGCGTGTCCGAAATGCGGATCGCGCACCTTGTTCGGCGGAGTAGCCCAGTTTGCACCGCGCTGCCGGGCCTGCGGACTCGATTTCTCGCGTTTCAACGTGGGCGACGGACCGGCGGCGTTTCTGACTCTGATCGTGGGCGCGCTGGTGGTGGGCCTCGCGCTATGGGTGGAAAGCGCGTTTCGCCCGCCTTTCTGGGTTCATATCCTGCTATGGGTACCGTTCACCGCTGCTGCGGTTATCTATGGCTTGCGGGTGGGCAAAGCTGCCTTGCTACAGGCCGAATATCGCAATTCGGCAGGTGAGGCCGGCACCGGCAATCTGGGTAAGGACGAATGATGCTGCGCGATGTGCCTGCCATACCCACGATAGTGGTGACCGCCGCAGTCGGGGTGATGATCGCGCTTGGCGTCTGGCAACTCGGCCGGGCGGAATGGAAGGACGGCTTGCTGGAGCGTTATTCGGCTGCGGGCAGCGCAACCGAGGTTCGCTTCCCCTCTGCCGAACAAGCCGAAGACCTGCTGTACCGCCGCAGCCGGCTCGATTGCGAGCGCGTCCTGGCGATCCGCGCAACCGGCGCGCGCAGCCGCCAAGGCGCGCAAGGCTGGGCACATATCGCCAACTGCCAGCTTGCCGGCGGAAGACAAGCCGAGGTGTCGCTCGGTTGGACCCGGACGCCGGAAGAGGTGAGCTGGAGCGGCGGAGAAGTGCAGGGAATCCTCGCCCCGGCAGGCGATATGGGTGCCCGGCTCGTGGCCAGCGAGCCGCCGCTGCCGGGTCTGGAGCCGCTGCCCGCGCCAGACCCCTCCGATTTGCCTAACAACCATCTGGCCTATGCCGGCCAATGGTTCTTTTTCGCGCTGACTGCGCTGGTGATCTTCGTGCTTGCTGTGCGCAGGCGGAAGGCGGCTACGCAGGCGTAAATCGCAGCTTTCTTGCCGATCCCAGCCACAGCCGCTAACCGCGCAGCGATGCACTACATCTCAACTCGCGGTGCCGCGCCCAATCTCGATTTCGAGCAAGTCACGCTGACCGGCCTGGCCGCCGATGGCGGGTTGTATCTGCCATGCGAATGGCCGCGCTTTACCAAGGCGGAAATTGCCGCGATGGCGGGCCTGCCATATGCCGAGTTGGCCACGCAGATCATGCTGCCTTTCGTCGGTGACAGTCTGAGCGAAGAACGGCTGCGCGATATGTGCCGCGCCGCCTATGGCAGGTTCGACCATGCAGCCGTCACCCCCTTGGCACAGCTGGACGAGCGGCATTTTCTGCTCGAGCTGTTTCACGGCCCCACTCTGGCTTTCAAGGATGTCGCGCTGCAATTGCTGGGGCAATTGTTCGAAGAGTTTCTATCGCGGAGCGGCGATCACCTGACCATTGTCGGGGCGACCAGCGGGGATACCGGCTCTGCCGCAATCGACGCGGTGGCTGGGCGCGAGGGCGTGGATATCTTCATGCTCCACCCGGCCGGGCGGGTCAGCGATGTCCAGCGCCGCCAGATGACCACGGTGCGCGCGCCCAACATCCACAATATTGCCGTGGAAGATGCCAGCTTCGACGATGCGCAGGCGATGGTGAAGCGGATGTTCGGTGACCCTGCGCTCACCGATACGTTGCGGATCGGCGCGGTAAACTCGATCAACTGGGCGCGGCTGATGGCGCAGGTGGTGTATTATTTCGCTGCCGCGCTGGCTTTGGGTGCGCCGCATCGCAAGGTGGCGTTCTCGGTTCCGACCGGCAATTTCGGCGATGTGTTCGCAGGCTACGTCGCCGCACAGATGGGCTTGCCGGTGGAGCGGCTGAT comes from Alteripontixanthobacter sp. and encodes:
- a CDS encoding DUF983 domain-containing protein, which gives rise to MPSGNPEHEKGRPGAIPAALFAACPKCGSRTLFGGVAQFAPRCRACGLDFSRFNVGDGPAAFLTLIVGALVVGLALWVESAFRPPFWVHILLWVPFTAAAVIYGLRVGKAALLQAEYRNSAGEAGTGNLGKDE
- a CDS encoding SURF1 family protein — encoded protein: MMLRDVPAIPTIVVTAAVGVMIALGVWQLGRAEWKDGLLERYSAAGSATEVRFPSAEQAEDLLYRRSRLDCERVLAIRATGARSRQGAQGWAHIANCQLAGGRQAEVSLGWTRTPEEVSWSGGEVQGILAPAGDMGARLVASEPPLPGLEPLPAPDPSDLPNNHLAYAGQWFFFALTALVIFVLAVRRRKAATQA
- a CDS encoding cytochrome c oxidase assembly protein: MSSPALEQKNLRVALLALLGALAMLGLGYAAVPLYDLFCRVTGFGGTTQRASDADASLAERIALSGGARTISVRFDASTARDVPWSFRPEQVTDTVQIGARDIAFYIARNDSDVPITGTATFNVEPEQTGLYFNKIQCFCFTQQTLQPGQEMRMPVQYYIDPAILQDENAKDVEQITLSYTFHKAEG
- the thrC gene encoding threonine synthase translates to MHYISTRGAAPNLDFEQVTLTGLAADGGLYLPCEWPRFTKAEIAAMAGLPYAELATQIMLPFVGDSLSEERLRDMCRAAYGRFDHAAVTPLAQLDERHFLLELFHGPTLAFKDVALQLLGQLFEEFLSRSGDHLTIVGATSGDTGSAAIDAVAGREGVDIFMLHPAGRVSDVQRRQMTTVRAPNIHNIAVEDASFDDAQAMVKRMFGDPALTDTLRIGAVNSINWARLMAQVVYYFAAALALGAPHRKVAFSVPTGNFGDVFAGYVAAQMGLPVERLIVATNINDILHRALSAGDYSAGEVTPTAAPSMDIQVSSNFERLLFDAGGRDAGVLAAQMAEFDGSKAMLLSDGQRARIAELFTSARADPPQMNEAMAWAKDRCGQVIDPHTAIGLHAARAADVPAGVPVVTLATAHPAKFRDAVERATGQRPALPPRCGDLFDREEQFDTLPADYDAIRDYVLSRSKHPG
- the coxB gene encoding cytochrome c oxidase subunit II; protein product: MRIVLAMALAAILALGISGQASAQDIMPAAEPVAVDEPVSAAISEDEPSGNEIAAGSYTPMGPEMIKGQPTDSRVDPIGAMGFQKQYTDDGEYALWMHNAILLPVIFAISLFVLALILWVVARYRRKANPVPSKTTHNTLIEVLWTLIPVGILVWIAIPSITLLARQYETPPENAVTIKATGYQWYWGYTYPDNGGFEIISNMMPEDEAIAKGLPGQLAVDNRMVVPANTPLRIQTTGADVIHAFGVPSLWFKIDAVPGRLNERLMTIKEPGIYYGQCMELCGPKHAYMPIAIEALPRAQWEQWVLAQGGTIGGDAESVEEEATDGDGQQPEGVLEVGSGSDNQVPEVLTDDD
- a CDS encoding cytochrome c oxidase subunit 3, with product MAGTANHDYHILPPDIWPFVGSISALTFTSGMVLYMHELSNAWLVLGLGIAGLIATFFSWFANITKEAEGGYHTPVVQLHLRYGMILFIASEVMFFVGWFWSWFDFSLFPSELTEVVGGVWPPAAIEAVLDPFSLPLLNTLILLCSGTTVTWAHHSLIHGDREGLKKGLWATILLGILFTCIQAYEYAAAPFPFGENTYGSAFYMATGFHGAHVLIGTIFLIVCLVRTYKGHFTPRQHFGFEAAAWYWHFVDVVWLFLFVVVYVWGGWGAATH
- the ctaD gene encoding cytochrome c oxidase subunit I, which produces MATTADKFQAHSEDSAHAHDADHKPGFFARWFMSTNHKDIGTLYLIFAITAGIIGGAISGVMRMELAEPGLQYLGGVVEFMGNEANVDANLHMWNVLITAHGLIMVFFMVMPAMIGGFGNWFVPLMIGAPDMAFPRMNNVSFWLTVAGFVSLLMSSFVPGGPGDGAGIGWTAYAPLSTYGSTGPAVDFAIFSLHLAGAASILGAINFITTIFNMRAPGMTLHKMPLFVWSILVTAFLLLLALPVLAAAITMLLTDRNFGTTFFTASGGGDPVLYQHLFWFFGHPEVYIMILPGFGMISQIIATFSRKPVFGYLGMAYAMVAIGVVGFIVWAHHMYTVGLDVNTKMYFTAATMVIAVPTGVKIFSWIATMWGGSLEFKSPLVWALGFIFLFTVGGVTGVVLANGGIDDNLHDTYYVVAHFHYVLSMGAVFSLFAAFYYWFPKMSGRWHSEFLAHLHFWGFFIGVNVIFFPQHFLGMQGMPRRYPDYTAAYTYWNEISTAGYAIMAASMLIFFANLVYAFVAGKRAEGNYWGEGATTLEWTLPSPPPYHQFETLPVIEEHHDYHDHRPATA
- a CDS encoding heme o synthase, which translates into the protein MSTATTPQPLPAEWRDFFALTKPRVMSLVIFIGLCGLLAAPGSIHPVLGFTAILCIALGAGGAATLNQWWEADIDAGMKRTAARPIPAGRMNRSDARDFGIMLSAGSVMTMGLAVGWLAAIILAISIVYYAVIYTIWLKPRTPQNIVIGGGAGAFPPLIGWVAVTGDITAMPVLLFAIIFMWTPPHFWALALFVQSDYAKVGIPMMPVVKGEASTRRQILVYSVLLVPLAAAPWFITFIRWAGTGAIYGIAALALSFAFLALAIPVAMRQSITNDTMKPEKRLFAFSIIYLFALFAALVVDRLAPQIGFL